The genomic stretch ATGAGCAGTGTATCTCCTTTCCTCGCTTGACTGCAGATAGATTAGCACATGCAGATAATGCTCCAACAAAGGAAACGATGTCATGTTCAAGGCCTACGTATTGCATGTCCACGAACAAATTCAAAGCTTCTGCACACCATGGACTATCAGAGAACCCTGAGATTAAGGTATTATAAGACACATGATCTCTCTTTGACACATCAAAAGTGCTCCAAGCAAGATTAAACCTTCCACACTTAACATACATATCAATCAAAGCATTTGAAACAAACAAGTCATAATCAGAACCGAAGCGGATTGCCCTGGCATGGATTTCCTTACCCTTTTTCAATGAAGCTATCCTAGCACAAGCTGGGAGCACATTCGTATATGTCACCGAGTCAGGGCACTCGCCGTGATCTTGCATCTCCATAACTAGTTTAATAGCTTCTAACTCAGTTCCATTCTGTGTAAAACTTGCAATTATTGTGTTCCAAGAAACCACATTTCGATTATGCATTCTATAGAAAATATGTGACCCCTTGGAATGAAATCCAGATTTTGCATACATGTCCAATAGAGAATTAGCAACAAAAATATCAGAATCCAAGCAATGCCTCAAAATATAACCATGAATCTCTTGGCCAATACTTGAAGACTCTAACTCGACCACTGCTGGTAGGAGGGTTGATATAGTGATGGAGTTTGGCTCTACATTGTTAGCGTGCATGTTCTTGAATGTCTTCAAGGCATCCTCATACCAACCAACATGGACGAGACTGCCAATAAGAGAGTTCCAGGAAACATCATTCTTTACCAGCATAGCATTGAAAACTCGCAAAGAAGCTTCTGAGTCACCACACTTCCCGTACATGTCAATCAGAGCATTGCCAACTCTTACCACTGAATCAAGGCCATGCTTAATAGAAACTCCATGAATTCCCTTTCCAAAATCCTCATCTTGCAATGCAGCACAAGCAGGTAGTGAACTGATCAGCGTCACGGAATCCAGTGGAAGGCCACACCTTTTTATCTCCGAAATAGATCTTACTGCCTCCACATACATCCCACTAGACGACAGCACCGAAATGATTGAATTCCATGACACAGTATCTTTGTGCACCATTTCACCGAACACCTGTCGTGCGGAGCACACGTCGTTAATGGCACAATAGAACATCAAGAGAGTATTCCCGACAAAGACATCATCCAAAAATCCAAACTTTATCACTGATCCATGAAGCTCCCACCCTTTTCGCGCCTGCGTGGCAACAGCAGCGACTGTGAAGACGAACGGGAAGGTGCGATCGTCGGGTCTGAGGCCGGCACGGAGCATGCCGTTGTAAACAGAGAGGGACGAATCATGGAGTCCGGATCTAGAGAGGGCACGGACGAGGGTGTTCCATAGGAAGGGTTCCCGGAGCTTGAGGGGGCTGTCGTCGAAGAGACGGATGGAGGCGGCGGGGGCGCCGTGTTCAGCATAGGAGAGGAGGAGAGAGGAGGTGATGGGGAGATGGCAGAGGAGGAGACCAGATACGGCAGCCTGAACGTGGGCCTGCTTCGCGTGGGCTAGGGAGCGGCACTGCAGAAGGCGGTCGTGGACTGCAGAGGCGACGGGGTCCGACGGAGGGCAGGAAGAAGCAgggctaaaacgagcaaggaggGAAGGAGGGCGAAGGACATGCCAGGGGACGCGCATGCTGAAGGAGCCGAGTTCAGAAGTAGGCGTGGGCGCCTGGGCGGAGCAGAGAAAGCCCGCCGGAGCTATTTCTCCGATTCAAGGTTCTGGTCGGTCTCTGACGGAacctaaaaaaaattcatttcttTGGATTTCCTAtgatttaccttaaattttaaaatgccCCCATACTTTCAAGATCATCAAAATGCCCCTATTGTTTCAGATTGTTTTCATGCTACCCCTTATTCACGCGATCTAGGCCCTAGGGCAATTTTCAGATTATCTGTGGTATCTTTATTGATTAAGGTTATTATTGATAATTTATCTACCTAAGTTATGTTATTTAATCTTATTTAATTAATGATTTCTAAGTAATGGAGACTTCTCCATCAATAAATAAGGGATATAATATGGAATATAATTGATACGGTGAAAAAAGGGGGTCATTAAGTATAGGTCAAACGATGGAGgtagctgttggtgcaaccttaggtcaaggttgacctggttgacccgactcgagttgacgtgactcgagttgtattttgatgtttgacttgggaagattgtcggtgcaaccttaggtcaaggttgacctagttgtgttgcatgttgatgtttgacactcgtgagagagttctattcttgatgtgggacaagaatagatgtttgggagattattggtgcaaccgtaggtcaaggttgaccgggttgacctgattcgggaaaagtccaagtatggagacttggcactggaaaagtccaagtatggagacttggcacggaaaagtccaagcaggggcttgggaaaagtccaagtatggagacttggctggaaaagtcaagtatggagacttggcctggaaaagtcctaactgggatgttaggcggttggaaagtcccgtg from Zingiber officinale cultivar Zhangliang chromosome 5B, Zo_v1.1, whole genome shotgun sequence encodes the following:
- the LOC121985903 gene encoding putative pentatricopeptide repeat-containing protein At3g01580; translated protein: MRVPWHVLRPPSLLARFSPASSCPPSDPVASAVHDRLLQCRSLAHAKQAHVQAAVSGLLLCHLPITSSLLLSYAEHGAPAASIRLFDDSPLKLREPFLWNTLVRALSRSGLHDSSLSVYNGMLRAGLRPDDRTFPFVFTVAAVATQARKGWELHGSVIKFGFLDDVFVGNTLLMFYCAINDVCSARQVFGEMVHKDTVSWNSIISVLSSSGMYVEAVRSISEIKRCGLPLDSVTLISSLPACAALQDEDFGKGIHGVSIKHGLDSVVRVGNALIDMYGKCGDSEASLRVFNAMLVKNDVSWNSLIGSLVHVGWYEDALKTFKNMHANNVEPNSITISTLLPAVVELESSSIGQEIHGYILRHCLDSDIFVANSLLDMYAKSGFHSKGSHIFYRMHNRNVVSWNTIIASFTQNGTELEAIKLVMEMQDHGECPDSVTYTNVLPACARIASLKKGKEIHARAIRFGSDYDLFVSNALIDMYVKCGRFNLAWSTFDVSKRDHVSYNTLISGFSDSPWCAEALNLFVDMQYVGLEHDIVSFVGALSACANLSAVKRGKEIHCSSIKKSIDTHLFVANSLLDVYAKCGKLDLGRKIFDRMPNKDAASWNAMILGHGMQGELDTAINLFDLMKDEGVKYDHVSYIAVLSACSHAGLVERGKRYFDEMLGQNIKPIQMHYACMVDLLGRAGRMQEASELIKNMPFEADFNVWGALLGACRIHGNLEFAKLAAEHLFELKPEHSGYYILLSNMYAENGRWDESNRIRALMKLRKVKKNPAYSWVQSGNKLRAFLVGEGSEGPELEPCYDTLVECERILSACH